From Bradyrhizobium sp. NDS-1, the proteins below share one genomic window:
- a CDS encoding GNAT family N-acetyltransferase — translation MILPDGYSDVPAGKIAAVVTHLEMIERPARRDDPPSAWTLRKVDAPALPWYRDLFRRVGEDWLWFSRARMNDAELAAIIHAPNVEVYALGVDGRDEGLLELDFREPGQCELVYFGVTAPLIGTGAARFLMNRALERAWSRDVSRVWVHTCTFDHPSAVAFYQRSGFRPFRRQIEVADDPRLDGTAPRTAARHVPIIE, via the coding sequence ATGATCCTTCCCGATGGCTATTCCGACGTCCCTGCCGGCAAGATCGCCGCCGTCGTCACCCATCTGGAGATGATCGAGCGGCCCGCGCGCCGCGACGATCCCCCCAGCGCCTGGACCCTGCGCAAGGTCGATGCCCCCGCGCTTCCCTGGTACCGCGATCTCTTCCGCCGCGTCGGTGAGGACTGGCTGTGGTTCTCGCGCGCCCGTATGAACGACGCCGAGCTCGCCGCGATCATTCACGCGCCCAATGTCGAGGTCTACGCGCTGGGCGTGGACGGCCGCGACGAAGGCCTGCTCGAGCTGGACTTCCGCGAGCCCGGCCAGTGCGAGCTGGTCTATTTCGGCGTCACCGCACCCTTGATCGGCACCGGCGCCGCCCGCTTCCTGATGAACCGCGCGCTGGAGCGCGCCTGGTCACGCGACGTCAGCCGGGTCTGGGTCCACACCTGCACCTTCGACCATCCTTCGGCCGTGGCGTTCTACCAGCGCTCCGGCTTCCGCCCCTTCCGCCGCCAGATCGAGGTGGCGGACGATCCGCGGCTCGATGGAACGGCACCGC
- the glpK gene encoding glycerol kinase GlpK: MSFVLAIDQGTTSSRAIVFRGDISIAAKAQAEFPQHFPASGWVEHEPEDIWTSTVNVCRDAIAQAGIKPKDIAAIGITNQRETTVVWDRATGQAVHRAIVWQDRRTADICAKLKADGREPVISRKTGLIIDPYFSGTKVAWILDHVPGARARAARGELMFGTVDCYLLWRLTGGKVHATDATNASRTLLFNIHTGEWDDELLEIIGVPRSMLPEVKDSSARFGESTPDLFGGPIVISGIAGDQQAATIGQACFRPGMMKSTYGTGCFALLNTGTTPVASKNKLLTTVAYQLDGKRTYALEGSIFVAGSAVQWLRDGLGIIKHAAETGPLADQSDSMQSVYLVPAFVGMGAPYWNPRVRGALFGLTRNTGPAELAHAALESVCYQTFDLWAAMRADWPSSETASVVLRVDGGMTASDWTMQRLADLLDAPVDRPVIQETTALGAAYLAGLQAGVYPEPTKFADNWRLEHRFKPNMSQATRERKLAGWARAVKGVLASDEGEG; the protein is encoded by the coding sequence ATGTCTTTCGTTCTCGCCATCGACCAGGGCACCACCTCCTCGCGCGCGATCGTGTTTCGCGGCGACATTTCCATTGCGGCGAAGGCACAAGCCGAGTTTCCGCAGCATTTCCCGGCCTCGGGCTGGGTCGAGCACGAGCCGGAGGACATCTGGACCTCGACCGTGAACGTGTGCCGCGACGCGATCGCGCAGGCCGGCATCAAGCCTAAGGACATCGCGGCGATCGGCATCACCAACCAGCGCGAGACCACGGTGGTGTGGGACCGCGCCACCGGACAGGCGGTGCACCGCGCCATCGTCTGGCAGGACCGCCGCACAGCCGACATCTGCGCGAAACTGAAAGCCGACGGCCGCGAGCCGGTGATCTCCAGGAAGACCGGACTGATTATCGATCCCTATTTCTCCGGCACCAAGGTCGCCTGGATCCTGGATCACGTTCCCGGCGCGCGGGCACGGGCCGCGCGCGGCGAACTGATGTTCGGCACCGTCGACTGCTATCTGCTCTGGCGCCTCACCGGCGGTAAGGTGCACGCCACCGACGCCACCAATGCCTCGCGCACGCTGCTGTTCAACATCCACACCGGCGAGTGGGACGACGAGCTCCTGGAGATCATCGGCGTGCCGCGCTCGATGCTGCCCGAGGTGAAGGATTCCTCCGCGCGCTTCGGCGAGAGCACGCCCGATCTGTTCGGCGGCCCCATCGTCATCTCCGGCATCGCCGGCGACCAGCAGGCCGCGACCATTGGACAAGCCTGCTTCCGCCCGGGCATGATGAAGTCGACCTACGGCACCGGCTGTTTTGCCTTGCTCAACACCGGCACCACGCCCGTGGCGTCGAAGAACAAGCTGCTCACCACCGTCGCCTATCAGCTCGACGGCAAGCGTACCTATGCGCTCGAAGGCTCGATCTTCGTCGCCGGCAGTGCCGTGCAATGGCTGCGCGACGGCCTCGGCATCATCAAGCACGCCGCCGAGACGGGACCTCTCGCCGATCAGTCGGACTCCATGCAGAGCGTTTATCTCGTGCCGGCCTTCGTCGGCATGGGTGCCCCCTACTGGAATCCGCGCGTGCGCGGCGCGTTATTCGGCCTCACCCGCAACACCGGCCCCGCCGAGCTCGCCCATGCCGCGCTGGAAAGCGTCTGCTACCAGACCTTCGACCTCTGGGCGGCGATGCGCGCGGACTGGCCGAGCTCGGAAACCGCCAGCGTCGTGCTCCGCGTCGACGGCGGCATGACCGCGTCCGACTGGACCATGCAGCGCCTCGCCGATCTCCTGGATGCGCCCGTCGACCGCCCCGTGATCCAGGAGACCACGGCCCTCGGCGCCGCCTACCTCGCCGGCCTCCAGGCCGGCGTCTATCCCGAGCCGACCAAATTCGCCGACAACTGGCGCCTCGAGCACCGCTTCAAGCCGAACATGAGCCAGGCGACACGGGAGCGGAAGCTTGCCGGCTGGGCGCGCGCAGTGAAGGGCGTGCTGGCGAGCGACGAGGGGGAGGGGTAG
- a CDS encoding endonuclease domain-containing protein, protein MVSTSIRRAAAKKLRANTTPHERILWRALKDIPIEGSHFRRQAPIGPYIVDFLCPAKRLVIELDGGHHNEDDTAVRDLERQRWLEREGYRVVRFWNLEITSDLTAVLERIYVELYGSREAETWPLKHRRT, encoded by the coding sequence ATGGTCTCAACATCGATCCGACGCGCCGCCGCAAAGAAGCTGAGGGCGAACACCACCCCACATGAGCGGATCTTGTGGCGGGCTCTCAAGGATATTCCGATCGAGGGGTCGCACTTCCGCCGGCAGGCGCCGATCGGCCCTTACATCGTTGACTTCCTCTGCCCGGCCAAGCGCTTGGTGATCGAGCTCGATGGCGGACACCACAACGAAGACGACACGGCCGTACGGGACCTCGAACGCCAACGCTGGCTGGAACGCGAAGGTTACCGCGTTGTCCGGTTCTGGAATCTGGAGATCACGAGCGACCTGACTGCCGTGCTCGAACGCATCTATGTCGAGCTATACGGTTCGCGCGAGGCGGAAACCTGGCCTTTGAAGCACCGCAGAACCTAG